A window of Parasynechococcus marenigrum WH 8102 contains these coding sequences:
- a CDS encoding methyltransferase domain-containing protein gives MALNQSYYRNVNPDLLDRIPLNAQTVVEVGCGSGALGGAYKLRNPQVHYIGVEAMPEPAADASRVLDQVIVGNAEDPLLFRDNVQDVDCLVYGDVLEHLVNPWDCLSRHLELLSEEGLVVACIPNAQHWSVLANLLQGQWPLEDQGLFDRTHLRWFTKATIVEGFQKLGLTIHEIKPRVFKLDQTRAFVEKLEPALNNFGLNPQSVLNGSAPLQYVVVAGLKPIQRLNVDGFSQINPASMGEVRLRQPMRALASLPATSMRYATDSFTIKSHSDQLKIFLWQRPVFINPDSDFKQIQSLIRAGYIVVVDWDDDPRFWKDIAPAIERTFRSVHAIQVTTTELAELIKPFNPEVGVFPNAMFSLPVLSPDRFNREGLRLFFGALNREKDWAPLIDDLNAELRDAPDFWSFSVIHDRRFFDALDLPPARKSFVPTCGYDQYLAEMSQCDVAFLPLMDTPFNHMKSNLKAIEAGSYGLALLASDVLYERSLVDGVTAQLFRDPAQLRHHLKDWREQPDRARQLGQQARHWVESECMAAHQVARREAWYRDLASRRGKLNQALLKRVPELAATAAD, from the coding sequence GTTGAATCAGTCTTATTACCGCAACGTCAATCCAGATCTTCTCGATCGGATCCCCTTGAATGCCCAGACCGTCGTTGAGGTTGGCTGTGGTTCCGGCGCACTGGGTGGTGCCTACAAGTTGAGAAATCCTCAGGTTCACTACATCGGTGTTGAGGCGATGCCCGAACCTGCCGCTGATGCGTCAAGGGTGTTGGACCAGGTCATTGTTGGTAATGCGGAAGATCCGTTGTTGTTTAGAGACAATGTCCAGGATGTTGATTGCTTGGTGTACGGCGATGTGCTGGAGCATCTTGTCAATCCCTGGGATTGTCTCAGTCGTCATCTTGAGCTGCTGTCTGAGGAGGGTTTGGTTGTGGCTTGCATTCCCAACGCTCAGCATTGGTCTGTACTTGCAAATTTGCTGCAAGGTCAGTGGCCCCTTGAGGATCAGGGATTATTTGACCGCACCCATCTTCGTTGGTTTACCAAAGCAACCATCGTGGAAGGTTTTCAAAAGCTGGGGTTGACCATTCATGAGATTAAGCCAAGAGTCTTCAAGTTGGATCAAACACGTGCTTTTGTCGAGAAGCTAGAACCTGCCCTGAATAATTTTGGACTCAATCCTCAAAGTGTTCTGAATGGAAGTGCGCCACTTCAGTACGTGGTTGTTGCGGGCTTGAAGCCAATTCAGCGATTGAATGTGGATGGGTTCAGTCAAATCAATCCAGCGTCCATGGGCGAAGTTCGGCTGCGTCAGCCCATGCGAGCTCTTGCGTCGCTGCCGGCAACATCAATGCGTTATGCCACAGATTCATTTACGATTAAAAGTCATTCTGATCAGCTCAAGATCTTCCTGTGGCAGCGACCTGTCTTTATCAATCCAGACAGTGACTTTAAGCAGATACAATCGCTGATTCGTGCTGGCTATATCGTTGTTGTTGACTGGGATGATGATCCTCGGTTTTGGAAGGATATCGCCCCTGCGATTGAACGTACTTTCCGCAGTGTTCATGCCATTCAGGTCACCACGACGGAGCTCGCAGAATTGATCAAGCCGTTTAATCCAGAAGTAGGTGTGTTTCCCAATGCAATGTTTTCGCTGCCAGTACTCTCTCCAGATCGTTTCAATCGAGAAGGTCTCCGCTTATTCTTTGGTGCTCTCAACCGTGAAAAAGATTGGGCGCCGCTGATCGATGATCTCAACGCTGAGTTGCGCGATGCGCCAGACTTCTGGAGTTTCTCTGTGATTCATGATCGCCGTTTTTTCGATGCTCTGGATCTGCCGCCAGCGCGAAAATCGTTTGTTCCAACGTGTGGTTATGACCAATACTTAGCTGAAATGTCTCAGTGCGATGTGGCGTTTCTCCCTCTTATGGATACCCCGTTCAATCACATGAAATCCAACCTGAAGGCGATTGAGGCTGGAAGTTATGGACTCGCTCTTCTCGCCAGTGATGTGTTGTACGAGCGTTCGCTTGTTGACGGCGTTACAGCGCAGTTGTTCCGCGATCCCGCGCAGCTGCGACACCATTTGAAGGATTGGCGCGAACAACCAGATCGTGCACGTCAACTTGGCCAGCAAGCGCGCCACTGGGTTGAATCGGAATGCATGGCTGCGCATCAGGTTGCGCGCCGTGAGGCGTGGTACCGAGACCTTGCATCTCGTCGCGGGAAACTCAATCAGGCGCTGCTGAAGCGTGTTCCTGAACTCGCCGCAACAGCTGCTGATTAA
- a CDS encoding alpha/beta fold hydrolase yields the protein MTEEHDRWRWNRHTIGWSLIGNTDAPLAVILIHGFGANTEHWRFNQPVLAKATATYAIDLLGFGRSDQPKAHLKDEVGESGSVQYGFDLWGRQVADFCREVVGRPVLLVGNSIGGVVALRAAQMLEETPGLSPCRSVVLIDCAQRLMDDKQLASQPAWMTWVRPLLKTMVRQRWLSTALFRNAARPGVIRSVLKQAYPSGANIDDALVNLLYQPTQRDGAAEAFRGFINLFDDHLAPQLMGNLTVPVDLIWGEKDPWEPLAEAMNWAETIPTVRSLQVITGAGHCPHDEAPETVNQQLLRRVQEHASAAPD from the coding sequence GTGACCGAAGAGCACGATCGATGGCGCTGGAATCGTCACACCATCGGCTGGTCGCTGATTGGTAACACAGATGCTCCGCTTGCGGTAATTCTGATCCATGGATTTGGCGCCAATACAGAGCACTGGCGTTTCAACCAACCAGTGCTGGCGAAAGCAACGGCCACCTATGCGATCGACTTGCTGGGATTCGGCCGCAGTGATCAACCCAAAGCACACCTGAAAGACGAAGTGGGCGAGTCTGGCTCAGTCCAGTACGGCTTTGACCTATGGGGCCGGCAGGTCGCGGACTTCTGCCGCGAGGTGGTCGGTCGACCAGTGCTGCTGGTGGGCAACTCGATTGGTGGGGTCGTGGCCCTGAGGGCAGCCCAGATGCTGGAGGAGACGCCGGGTCTCAGCCCCTGCCGTTCAGTCGTGCTGATCGACTGTGCCCAGCGGCTGATGGACGACAAACAGCTGGCCAGCCAACCCGCCTGGATGACCTGGGTGCGGCCGCTGTTGAAAACGATGGTGCGACAGCGCTGGCTCAGCACAGCCCTCTTCCGTAATGCCGCCCGTCCGGGGGTGATCCGAAGCGTTCTGAAACAGGCTTATCCCAGTGGAGCCAACATCGATGACGCACTGGTGAATCTGCTGTATCAACCTACCCAGCGTGATGGTGCAGCTGAAGCGTTCCGCGGCTTCATCAATCTGTTTGATGACCACTTAGCACCACAATTGATGGGCAATCTCACGGTGCCTGTTGATCTGATCTGGGGCGAAAAGGATCCCTGGGAGCCACTCGCTGAAGCGATGAACTGGGCCGAAACCATCCCCACTGTGCGATCACTACAGGTGATCACTGGTGCAGGGCATTGTCCCCATGATGAAGCTCCGGAAACGGTTAATCAGCAGCTGTTGCGGCGAGTTCAGGAACACGCTTCAGCAGCGCCTGATTGA
- a CDS encoding AAA family ATPase has protein sequence MIESPLGVLVDGISSVLIGKRDQVQLAVSCVLAGGHLLIEDRPGMGKSTLAEATACAFGLAFKRVSFTSDLLPADLIGINVFNPGNDRVPL, from the coding sequence GTGATCGAATCTCCCCTTGGTGTTCTGGTCGACGGCATCAGCTCAGTGCTGATTGGCAAACGTGATCAGGTCCAACTTGCTGTGAGCTGTGTGTTAGCAGGTGGTCATCTCCTGATCGAGGACCGCCCGGGCATGGGTAAGTCCACGTTGGCGGAAGCGACTGCCTGTGCCTTCGGCCTGGCGTTCAAAAGGGTGAGCTTCACCAGCGATCTGTTGCCCGCCGATCTGATTGGCATCAATGTGTTTAACCCCGGGAACGACCGAGTTCCGCTTTAA
- a CDS encoding AAA family ATPase, with protein MCLTPGTTEFRFKPGPIFTQVLLADEINRASPRTQSALLEAMAASRVSVDGISHSLPQPFVVIATQNSLDQVGTSPLPEAQLDRFLMRIHLGFPDRQAERALLKNTSLTIAEISSGLDPAALMSLQQQCRQQHTSGLLLDYVLDLVEASRGAGVGLSPRASQGLLAAARAWSLLQGRDHVRIDDVQAVFPSVAEHRLDSGALADHSGGSPLSQTVLQKVNALR; from the coding sequence ATGTGTTTAACCCCGGGAACGACCGAGTTCCGCTTTAAGCCTGGTCCGATCTTCACCCAGGTGCTGCTGGCGGATGAGATCAATCGGGCCAGCCCCCGCACTCAGAGCGCCCTTCTGGAGGCCATGGCGGCCAGTCGGGTGAGCGTGGATGGCATCAGCCACTCCTTGCCTCAGCCGTTTGTTGTGATCGCGACACAGAACAGCCTGGATCAGGTGGGCACCAGCCCACTGCCTGAGGCGCAATTGGATCGCTTTCTCATGCGCATTCACCTGGGATTTCCCGACCGCCAGGCTGAGCGTGCCCTTCTCAAGAACACTTCCCTCACCATCGCTGAGATCAGCAGTGGCCTTGATCCTGCGGCTCTGATGTCCCTGCAGCAGCAGTGCCGTCAACAGCACACCTCCGGTCTGCTGCTGGATTACGTGCTTGATCTGGTGGAGGCGAGCCGAGGCGCCGGCGTGGGGCTCTCACCCCGTGCCAGCCAGGGGTTGCTGGCGGCCGCCCGGGCCTGGTCGTTGCTGCAGGGTCGCGACCATGTTCGTATTGATGATGTCCAGGCTGTGTTCCCGTCCGTTGCGGAACATCGACTGGATTCCGGTGCCCTCGCGGACCACAGCGGTGGCTCTCCCCTCAGCCAGACCGTGCTCCAGAAGGTGAATGCACTCCGTTGA
- a CDS encoding DUF58 domain-containing protein, with the protein MHSVEPPLLRRSRSAQLRLGLRNVYIVPTRFGLLWLAGVALLQLVAIQTRSNGTLLLGCLLLGLMLFAMHLTHDNLNGLHLVCDQPAPGFASQSVPYSLRLRSRVARQRLRLQLKGGESLVLESLEVGETSINLSWCPQQRGLQRPAPLHIETIAPLGLFVCWSRWEPSCEQLIIPARRPGPVADRQPRCFQDGMEDWQDLKPYRAGERFALVDWSSLAKGRPLQSKQFSDPEQHQYQLRPVPGLAFETALEHLADRIWRLHQRGEIYGLELPGRCLPPQRGLRHRDACLEALALA; encoded by the coding sequence ATGCACTCCGTTGAGCCTCCCCTCCTGCGTCGCTCCCGTAGTGCGCAGCTGCGCCTCGGTCTTCGCAACGTGTACATCGTGCCGACCCGCTTCGGTTTGCTCTGGCTGGCAGGGGTCGCCCTGCTTCAGCTCGTGGCGATTCAAACCAGGAGCAACGGCACGTTGCTGCTCGGTTGTCTGTTGTTGGGGTTGATGCTGTTCGCGATGCATCTCACCCACGACAACCTCAACGGGTTGCACCTGGTTTGCGATCAGCCTGCTCCAGGTTTTGCTTCTCAATCGGTGCCTTACTCCCTGCGCTTGCGAAGCCGGGTGGCCCGTCAGCGTCTGCGGTTGCAGCTGAAGGGCGGTGAATCCCTGGTGTTGGAAAGCCTGGAGGTCGGAGAAACGTCGATCAACCTCTCGTGGTGTCCGCAGCAACGTGGACTGCAACGGCCCGCTCCGCTGCACATCGAAACCATTGCGCCGTTGGGGTTGTTTGTCTGTTGGAGTCGCTGGGAACCCTCCTGCGAGCAGTTGATCATTCCGGCTCGGCGTCCTGGACCGGTGGCCGACCGACAGCCACGTTGCTTTCAGGACGGCATGGAGGACTGGCAGGACCTCAAGCCCTATCGAGCAGGAGAGCGGTTTGCCTTGGTGGATTGGTCCAGCCTGGCCAAGGGGCGCCCTCTGCAATCCAAGCAGTTTTCCGATCCCGAGCAGCATCAGTACCAGCTGCGACCGGTACCGGGACTTGCCTTCGAGACTGCGTTGGAGCACCTGGCTGACCGCATCTGGCGTCTGCATCAGCGCGGCGAAATCTATGGGCTTGAGCTACCCGGTCGTTGCCTGCCACCGCAGCGGGGTCTGCGGCACCGTGATGCCTGCCTCGAGGCCCTGGCGCTGGCATGA
- a CDS encoding transglutaminase family protein has translation MKRALAWFTGCLLVLQCSGLDLAWLLSWPTLGLVLVSSLKLLEARQPADHRLVALLQLLAVGLLAAQMPGLLASLLQLFTALFALAALLAQELGGALRWRRLLLRSGQLIAAALPLAAVLFLFLPRIGPLWITDVGSGQVATTGLSPELDPLGIAELVRRDAPAARVRFSGALPVEPYWRVLVHDRFDGRRWLRSAVARSRPPFTPAVVSATTQWWSLEPARSRSVPWDGASLPASADLQIQPDGELMLWQPLSQPRTVRLQLSSEPLPWQQQPPTARDLQFPPRGQLSRLEALAAQWAALPRDVDRLAAAEAWFRSQPFRYSLAPGDLREAGLDGFLFDQQVGFCGHYASEFTALMRAAGVPARVVSGYQGGLSVQPLGGSPYLEIRQSDAHAWSEIWLAGEGWRQVDPTT, from the coding sequence ATGAAACGCGCTTTGGCCTGGTTCACTGGCTGTCTGCTCGTCTTGCAGTGTTCAGGGCTGGATCTGGCTTGGTTGCTCAGTTGGCCAACGCTTGGCCTGGTGCTGGTCTCAAGCCTGAAGCTGTTGGAAGCTCGCCAACCAGCCGATCACCGCCTGGTGGCCCTGCTTCAACTTCTGGCTGTGGGATTGCTGGCGGCTCAGATGCCGGGGCTGCTGGCCAGTCTTCTTCAACTGTTCACCGCTCTGTTCGCTCTGGCGGCTCTGCTGGCCCAGGAGCTGGGGGGGGCCTTGCGATGGAGACGGTTGCTGCTGCGCAGCGGCCAATTGATCGCGGCAGCCCTGCCATTGGCAGCGGTGTTGTTTCTGTTTCTGCCCCGCATCGGTCCGTTATGGATCACCGACGTCGGTTCGGGTCAAGTGGCGACCACTGGGCTGTCGCCCGAACTCGATCCCTTGGGTATCGCCGAGCTGGTGCGCCGTGACGCTCCGGCTGCCCGGGTCAGGTTCTCGGGCGCTTTACCGGTGGAGCCTTACTGGAGGGTTCTGGTGCACGACCGTTTTGATGGCCGCCGATGGTTGCGCTCGGCGGTGGCGCGAAGCCGGCCACCATTCACGCCAGCCGTGGTGAGCGCCACCACCCAATGGTGGAGCCTCGAGCCTGCCCGCAGCCGATCGGTCCCCTGGGATGGGGCTTCGCTGCCAGCGTCTGCGGATCTACAGATCCAGCCCGATGGTGAGTTGATGCTCTGGCAGCCCCTATCCCAGCCTCGCACCGTGCGACTGCAGCTGAGCTCTGAACCGCTTCCCTGGCAGCAACAGCCGCCGACGGCCAGGGACCTGCAGTTCCCTCCCCGTGGCCAGCTGTCTCGGTTGGAAGCCCTTGCCGCGCAGTGGGCTGCCCTCCCCCGCGACGTCGACCGTTTGGCGGCCGCAGAGGCCTGGTTCCGTTCCCAACCCTTTCGCTACAGCTTGGCTCCAGGTGATCTCCGGGAGGCTGGCCTTGATGGATTTCTGTTCGATCAGCAGGTGGGCTTCTGCGGCCATTACGCCAGTGAGTTCACGGCGTTGATGCGTGCCGCCGGCGTTCCGGCTCGGGTGGTCAGTGGGTACCAGGGCGGCTTGTCGGTGCAACCGCTTGGTGGCAGCCCTTATCTCGAGATTCGGCAGAGCGATGCCCACGCCTGGAGCGAGATCTGGTTGGCGGGGGAAGGGTGGAGGCAGGTGGATCCCACTACCTGA
- a CDS encoding YqhA family protein, giving the protein MSRPKPRTTVLERRFESMIWKFRLITLVPVVMSLFGSVSCFVIGTYAEVSVLSRVFQGHFTHTNSTLLIGKVVGGIDYYLIGIALLIFGYGIYELVISDIDPRQQEASDVRRNLLNIESLDGLKQKLTKVIVVALIVTAFKYMVGFKVTTRTELLMFCA; this is encoded by the coding sequence ATGAGCCGGCCAAAGCCTCGAACCACTGTCCTGGAGCGACGCTTTGAATCGATGATCTGGAAATTCCGCCTGATCACCCTGGTGCCGGTGGTGATGAGCCTGTTCGGGAGTGTGAGTTGTTTTGTGATCGGAACCTACGCCGAAGTCAGCGTGCTCAGCAGGGTCTTTCAAGGCCACTTCACCCACACCAACAGCACCCTGTTAATTGGCAAGGTGGTCGGCGGAATCGATTACTACCTGATTGGCATCGCTCTGTTGATTTTCGGATACGGGATTTACGAGCTGGTGATCTCAGACATTGATCCACGCCAGCAAGAGGCGTCCGACGTTCGGCGCAACCTGCTGAACATCGAATCGCTGGACGGCCTCAAACAGAAGCTCACCAAGGTGATCGTGGTGGCCTTGATCGTGACCGCTTTCAAATACATGGTGGGGTTCAAGGTCACCACGAGAACGGAGCTGCTGATGTTCTGCGCCTGA
- a CDS encoding alkyl/aryl-sulfatase: MAITTKLLIAGASALIPLLSLPATALAAGGGAILSDPGAAHGKHFHPKGKGASAATVELWLKNKGALPFDDTRDFDEAKKGFIAAPPYKQILKDDGTVVWDMESYEWLLNGKDFESIHPSLQRQAVLNMAYGLYEVVPDRIYQVRGYDLANISFIKGDRGWIVFDPLTAKETARAALDLINDQLGERPVTAVVISHSHADHFGGIRGVVDEKDVLSGKVPVIAPVGFMDHAVSENVYAGNAMNRRLFYQYGVLLSRSPFGHVDQSIDENTAAGTTGLIPPSRIISKPIERLTVDGIEMEFQNTPGTEAPAEMNTWFPQFKTFWAAENITGTIHNIYTLRGALIRDPLEWSKKINEALFRYGTKADVMFASHSWPRWGNVRIQEVMRVQRDAYAHLNNNVLHHANKGVMINEIHNVYTLPESLKQQWAAHSYHGSEEHNSRAVINRYLGYWDANPTTLTPLSPSDSAPLYVEMMGGATPILTKAKALIKAGQYLLATEILNKLIYAQPINTTAKDLLADAFEQIGYQKESPSVHNSFLAAALELRSGIPSGAIPKTSGPDMIKAMSTQLWLDFLGIRLDPGQTAGKAFRINLITPDNEERFAIELSNDALTSIQGYVGQNPDLTITIKREQLERLMTGSADFDQLVKEGVMQLDGSRAVADNLRSMLVQFTPDFEILPGTTPAGSNQGVDVNPAQPLRQSEPADTAGG, encoded by the coding sequence ATGGCCATAACAACCAAGTTACTGATTGCTGGAGCGAGTGCACTTATCCCGCTCCTCAGTCTTCCCGCCACGGCGCTGGCAGCTGGCGGAGGAGCAATTCTTTCCGATCCAGGCGCCGCCCACGGAAAGCATTTTCATCCGAAGGGCAAGGGGGCCAGTGCGGCTACCGTCGAACTCTGGCTAAAGAACAAAGGCGCTCTTCCTTTCGATGACACCCGCGATTTCGATGAAGCAAAAAAGGGATTTATTGCAGCACCCCCCTACAAGCAAATCCTTAAAGACGATGGAACGGTTGTCTGGGATATGGAGAGCTACGAATGGCTGCTCAACGGAAAGGATTTTGAGAGCATTCACCCCTCCCTTCAACGGCAAGCAGTACTCAACATGGCCTATGGATTGTATGAGGTCGTTCCAGATCGCATCTATCAAGTGCGTGGTTACGACCTAGCCAATATCTCTTTCATTAAGGGGGATCGAGGCTGGATCGTCTTCGACCCACTCACGGCCAAAGAAACTGCTCGCGCAGCCCTCGACCTCATCAATGATCAGCTAGGCGAACGGCCTGTCACTGCTGTTGTAATTTCCCATTCCCACGCAGATCACTTCGGCGGAATTCGGGGAGTTGTCGATGAAAAAGATGTACTCAGTGGAAAAGTTCCGGTGATTGCTCCTGTGGGCTTCATGGACCATGCCGTTAGTGAGAATGTCTATGCAGGCAACGCGATGAACCGTCGCCTCTTTTACCAATATGGTGTTTTATTGTCTCGCAGCCCATTCGGACATGTTGATCAATCCATTGACGAGAACACCGCTGCTGGAACGACGGGCCTAATTCCACCTTCTCGCATCATCAGCAAGCCGATCGAGCGGCTAACCGTTGATGGCATCGAGATGGAGTTTCAGAACACTCCTGGCACTGAAGCCCCAGCGGAGATGAACACCTGGTTCCCTCAGTTCAAAACATTCTGGGCTGCAGAAAATATTACCGGCACCATTCACAACATTTATACACTGCGTGGTGCCTTGATCCGCGACCCCCTGGAGTGGAGCAAGAAGATTAATGAGGCTCTCTTTCGATATGGGACCAAAGCCGATGTGATGTTCGCCTCACACAGCTGGCCACGCTGGGGCAATGTGCGCATTCAGGAAGTGATGCGGGTGCAGCGAGATGCCTATGCCCATCTCAACAACAATGTGCTTCATCACGCCAATAAAGGCGTGATGATTAATGAGATTCACAATGTTTATACCCTCCCAGAGAGCCTGAAACAGCAGTGGGCAGCTCACAGCTATCACGGGTCTGAAGAGCACAACAGCCGTGCTGTGATCAACCGCTATTTGGGGTATTGGGACGCCAACCCCACAACACTGACACCGCTTTCGCCGTCTGATTCAGCCCCGCTCTACGTGGAAATGATGGGAGGTGCAACACCAATCCTCACCAAAGCAAAGGCACTCATCAAGGCCGGACAGTACCTTCTCGCGACAGAAATTCTCAACAAGCTGATCTACGCCCAGCCTATTAACACCACAGCCAAGGATCTGCTCGCTGATGCCTTCGAACAGATCGGGTACCAAAAAGAAAGTCCAAGCGTGCATAACAGCTTTCTAGCTGCCGCGTTGGAGCTTCGCTCTGGCATCCCCTCTGGTGCCATTCCCAAAACATCAGGCCCAGACATGATCAAAGCCATGTCCACCCAGCTATGGCTTGATTTCCTAGGGATCCGCCTGGATCCGGGTCAAACCGCGGGAAAGGCCTTCCGCATCAATTTGATCACCCCAGACAACGAGGAACGGTTTGCAATCGAGCTGAGCAACGACGCCCTCACAAGCATCCAGGGTTACGTAGGGCAGAATCCCGATTTAACGATCACGATCAAACGCGAGCAACTTGAGCGCCTGATGACCGGCAGCGCCGATTTTGATCAGCTGGTTAAGGAAGGGGTCATGCAGCTTGATGGCAGCCGGGCTGTGGCAGACAACTTGCGCTCCATGCTTGTGCAGTTCACACCAGACTTCGAAATTCTTCCTGGCACAACACCTGCCGGCAGCAATCAGGGAGTCGATGTCAACCCAGCACAACCGCTGCGTCAATCAGAGCCAGCCGATACGGCAGGTGGCTGA
- the mutT gene encoding 8-oxo-dGTP diphosphatase MutT codes for MGQRSGAEHRDLSALAPELSQSLLAWWEIHGRKDPALKPWMFTKDGRWPEPHEHLNVLECWIAEVMLQQTQLKVVLPYWQGWMKVFPTVDALAAASLEQVRLQWQGLGYYSRARRLHAAAQRLAQGPWPRDLDSWMGLPGIGRTTAGSILSSGFNAPLAILDGNVKRVLARLHAHPRPPAREQVLFWQWSEVLLDPARPRDFNQALMDLGATVCTPRNPDCGRCPWQFCCAAYAAGDPTRWPMTDAPKPLPFQVIGVGVVLNAEGHVLIDQRLDEGLLGGLWEFPGGKQEPGESIEACIERELKEELGIVISVGEELITLDHAYSHKKLRFVVYLCAWVSGDPQPLASQQVRWVSPDQLDTFAFPAANAKMIEALRRSIN; via the coding sequence ATGGGTCAACGAAGCGGCGCCGAACATCGTGACCTCAGCGCCCTAGCGCCTGAGCTCAGTCAATCCCTGTTGGCCTGGTGGGAAATTCATGGTCGGAAGGACCCTGCGCTCAAGCCGTGGATGTTCACCAAGGACGGCAGGTGGCCCGAACCCCATGAACATCTCAATGTCCTGGAGTGCTGGATCGCCGAGGTGATGCTGCAGCAGACCCAGCTGAAGGTGGTTTTGCCCTATTGGCAGGGTTGGATGAAGGTGTTTCCCACCGTTGATGCGTTGGCCGCGGCGTCGCTTGAGCAGGTGCGGTTGCAATGGCAGGGCCTTGGCTATTACTCCCGAGCCCGCCGTCTGCACGCTGCAGCGCAGCGTTTAGCCCAGGGACCATGGCCCCGGGATCTGGACAGTTGGATGGGTCTGCCGGGCATTGGCCGCACCACCGCAGGCAGCATTTTGTCCAGTGGCTTCAACGCACCTTTGGCAATCCTCGACGGCAACGTCAAGCGTGTGTTGGCGCGTTTGCATGCGCACCCTCGCCCTCCCGCCCGTGAGCAGGTCTTGTTCTGGCAGTGGAGTGAAGTCTTGCTGGATCCGGCGCGACCCCGGGATTTCAACCAGGCCCTGATGGATCTCGGGGCCACGGTCTGTACCCCCCGCAACCCCGACTGTGGGAGATGTCCGTGGCAGTTCTGTTGTGCTGCCTACGCTGCCGGCGATCCGACCCGCTGGCCGATGACCGATGCCCCGAAACCCCTCCCCTTTCAGGTGATCGGTGTCGGGGTGGTGTTGAACGCTGAAGGTCACGTCTTGATTGATCAGCGCCTTGATGAGGGGCTTCTCGGTGGCCTGTGGGAGTTCCCTGGCGGTAAGCAGGAGCCTGGTGAATCGATCGAGGCCTGCATCGAGCGGGAGCTCAAGGAGGAGTTGGGCATTGTGATCAGCGTCGGCGAGGAGCTCATCACGCTGGACCACGCCTACAGCCACAAGAAACTACGGTTTGTGGTGTATCTGTGTGCCTGGGTCTCCGGTGATCCTCAGCCTTTGGCCAGCCAACAAGTTCGCTGGGTGAGTCCAGATCAACTCGACACTTTTGCGTTTCCTGCTGCTAACGCCAAAATGATTGAGGCGTTGCGGAGGTCAATCAACTGA